In Diachasmimorpha longicaudata isolate KC_UGA_2023 chromosome 7, iyDiaLong2, whole genome shotgun sequence, the following proteins share a genomic window:
- the LOC135164415 gene encoding solute carrier family 41 member 1-like has translation MVRLPHTTNDPQLVDEEELENDLQLKSSQEHLVTDTIDAPLKHTIIIPNLGMPSEKKNNQCFALAYNQMDCSRPQLNLESPVDDPKTDKRKEKAAGGDGSLSSGCSIVTISSAANSEPDPASPDGQNTLGRSRSVLDERWQHTALQVSVPFFIAGVGTIGAGLVLGTVEKWEVFTKVSQLFILVPSLLGLKGNLDMCLASRLCTQANLGNMNSYREIAKMVVGNLALVQIQAIVAAIIVSIFASAAHAAMNGVFIWDHALLVTASSLCTATSSCFVLDLVMIAVIMAAHRWKMNPDNLATPLAASFGDVVSVSVLAIIASNLFIRMEEEVFILYLIIGGYLLILPIWICIVLRNKYTRNILTSGWVPVLSALFISGLGGLILSQAVDVLSGFVIFQPIINGIGGNLVSVQASRISTTLHQTSIMGIIPPYTKVLISPFKALIRGVPFAKTARLLILMGVTGEIVFIFAADYIEQRQSTLHVYFVLSYVIVAFLQIMLLLYVAHIIIHAMWRFKIDPDNSAIPYLTALGDLTGTMFLGGAFWFLKEIGYPYAFNVKT, from the exons ATGGTCAGATTACCGCACACGACGAATGACCCTCAGCTGGTAGATGAAGAAGAGTTGGAGAACGATCTGCAATTAAAAAGTAGTCAAGAGCATCTGGTGACAGATACCATCGATGCTCCATTGAAACATACGATTATCATTCCAAATCTAGGGATGCCATCCGAGAAAAAGAACAATCAGTGCTTCGCTCTTGCTTACAATCAGATGGATTGTAGCAGACCACAATTAAACTTAGAAAGTCCAGTGGATGATCCAAAAACCGACAAACGTAAGGAGAAAGCTGCAG GTGGAGATGGTTCGCTGTCAAGTGGATGCTCAATAGTGACGATCTCATCAGCAGCCAATTCAGAGCCCGATCCAGCATCTCCAGATGGGCAAAATACCCTGGGGAGAAGTCGAAGTGTTCTCGATGAGAGATGGCAACACACTGCACTTCAAGTATCTGTACCATTCTTCATCGCCGGTGTTGGTACCATTGGAGCTGGGCTGGTGCTAGGTACCGTTGAA AAATGGGAAGTATTCACCAAAGTCTCTCAGCTATTTATCCTTGTTCCATCACTTTTGGGCCTCAAAGGCAACTTGGACATGTGTCTAGCATCACGACTTTGCACTCAAGCTAATTTAGGAAATATGAACAGTTACCGAGAGATCGCGAAAATGGTAGTTGGTAATTTGGCACTTGTACAAATACAAGCCATTGTCGCAGCAATTATAGTTTCAATATTTGCATCGGCTGCCCACGCCGCTATGAATGGGGTTTTCATCTGGGATCATGCACTACTTGTAACCGCTTCCAGTCTATGCACTGCAACCAGTTCCTGCTTCGTTCTCG ACCTAGTGATGATTGCGGTGATAATGGCAGCTCACAGATGGAAAATGAATCCTGATAATTTGGCAACACCTCTGGCAGCGTCATTTGGCGACGTCGTCTCTGTGAGTGTTCTAGCCATAATCGCGTCAAATCTTTTCATTCGTATGGAAGAAGAAGTATTCATACTCTATCTGATTATCGGTGGTTATCTACTGATTTTACCCATCTGGATATGCATCGTCCTGAGAAATAAATATACCCGGAACATTCTAACGTCTGGATGGGTGCCAGTCTTATCCGCCCTGTTTATCAGTGG ACTGGGAGGATTGATTCTGAGTCAAGCCGTCGATGTACTCTCGGGATTCGTTATCTTCCAGCCCATAATCAACGGCATAGGTGGCAATCTCGTCTCAGTTCAAGCCTCGAGAATCTCTACAACCCTTCACCAAACTTCAATTATGGGAATAATACCACCGTATACTAAAGTACTCATTAGTCCTTTCAAAGCTCTGATAAGAGGAG TTCCATTTGCAAAAACTGCAAGACTATTGATCCTGATGGGAGTGACAGGAGAAATTGTATTCATATTTGCCGCAGACTACATCGAACAACGACAATCGACGTTGCACGTTTATTTCGTATTGTCTTACGTTATCGTAGCATTTTTACAA ATAATGCTGCTTCTGTATGTAGCTCACATAATAATTCATGCCATGTGGAGGTTCAAAATCGACCCCGACAACTCGGCGATTCCTTACTTAACGGCACTCGGTGACTTAACGGGCACAATGTTCTTAGGGGGTGCCTTCTGGTTCCTCAAGGAGATTGGCTATCCTTATGCCTTCAACGTTAAGACCTAA